ACCCGTTGCCACCGCTGCTGGAACAGCTACGCCACGCGCTGTACCGCCGGCTAGCCCCGATTGCGAATCGCTGGAATCTGCAGTTGGGAATCGACGTGCAGTACCCGGATGATCTGGTCGCATTCCTGCGACGGTGCCACCAGGCGGGCCAGACCCGGCCGACACCGCTGATCCTTCAGTACGGTGAGGGCGACTACAACTGTCTTCACCAAGACCTATACGGCGAGCACGTCTTTCCGCTGCAGGTGGCCATCCTGCTGTCGGAGCCCGGCAAGGATTTCGCTGGCGGAGAGTTCGTCATGACAGAGCGTTCCACAAAAGGTCAGCGCGCGGATGTGGTTTCGCTGCGTAAGGGTGACGCGTTGGTATTTACCGTGAATCATCGGCCTGCGATGGGACGGAGTGGCGCTCGCAAAGTCTCCATGCGCCATGGCGTCAGCCGCATTCTCTGACCTTGCCCCTGTTCCACGAATCCCATAACCGAGGGAATTAGGCAGCCCGGTGTTGCTGAGCTGCGGACCAGTTTTTCTCGAACGTCATGGGGCTGACGTAGCCCAGCGTCGAGTGGAGTCGGCTGGCATTATAAAAGCCAAGCCAGTCAATTACCTCGTCCATTGCGGCGCGGCGGGTAGCGAACTGGCGACCGTGCAGGCGAGCGACCTTCAACGACCCCCACAGACTCTCAGTCGGCGCGTTGTCCCAGCAATCGCCCCTGCGGCTCATTGACGAGCGCATGCCATACGCCTTCAGGGCGTCTTGAAACAGATGGCTGCAATACTGGCTTCCCCGGTCGGTGTGCACAATCACACCGGCTTCCGGGCGGCGCCGGAACCAGGCCATGCGCAGCGCGTCCGTGACCAATTCGGCCTTCATGTGTGGTTGCATCGACCAGCCAACCACCTGCCGGCTGAACAGGTCGATGATGACCACCAGGTAGAGCCAGCCTTCGGCGGTCGCCACATAGGTTATGTCGCTCGTCCAGACTTGATTGGGTGCTGCTGGGCTAAAGTCGCGTTGCAGCAGATTGGGGGCCACCGGCAAATCGTGGTTCGAGTTGGTTGTCGCGATGTACTTGCGCTTGTGGCGGGCACGGATGCCGTGCAGCGCCATCAGCTTGCGAACACGCTCCTTGCCCACCCGCACCCCACGCGCCAGCAGTTCCTTCCACATGCGCGGCCAGCCGTACTCCCCCTTGACCCCGGCGTGAATCGCCTTGATGTGGGCCAACAAGGCATCGTCACTGAGTCGGCCTCTATCTGGCCTGTCGGTGCTTACTGTGCGTTGCTTGCGCTGGTGATAGCCGCTGGGGCTGACCCCTAACAGCTCACACAGGACCGAGACCGGCCAGTAACGTCGGTTTCGCTCGATGAACGCATACCTCACACCGACTCCTTCGCAAAGTATGCTGCGGCTTTTTTTAAAATATCGCGCTCCATCTTCAAGCGCGCCACCTCCGCCCGAAGCCGGGCCAGCTCCATCTGCTCCGGGCTGACCGGCTTCATACCCGCACCAGTCAGCTTGCCTTCCCGCTCCGCCTTGACCCAGTTATGCAGCGTCTGCGCTCTGATGCCCAGGGTCGCGCTAACCACTGCCATGCTCTGCCCGCTCTTCACCAGCCGTACCGCTTCCAGCTTGAATTCCAGCGTGTACTGCGCCCGCTTTGTCTTGCTTGTCATCACATCTCTCCTTGCTTCAGTTTAACCTCAGCAAGGGATTCGTTTTGCGGGGGCAAGCTCAGACCTCACCTTCTGCAGCCTTGAGCGCGGCGCTGTGTTTGGCCACCATCTCGGCATTGTTTGCCTTGATAGCTTCGATTAGCGGGCGCAGCATGGTGAAACGTGTATCGGCAACCTTCGCGATGAAGTCGGCAGTCAATCTCCTTTTCCCTGTTTCTATCGCGATGGTTTGTGCCAACTCGAAAATCCGCGAGCACACGGCTGGATTCCTCTGCGACTTTTCACGGAGTATGACGTCCAATTCCTCGAAGGTCGCCAACTCTTCCAGCCATTGATACCTAACGAGTTCTCTGATGTACAACTTCCATTCCCGGTCAGCCATCTGGGGCGGCAACAGGCGAATACCCGAGTCTGTAGCCCGGCGCTTTGAATGCATGTTGTCCGGGTAAAGCTCCATAGCGGTCGGCAGCCCAACATGCAGGGATGGAACGCGAATCCTGTTGGCGAAAGTCATGAAGAAGTCGATGTTTCTGTAATGTCGCCTTGGACCGGCCAGAGTTTCATAGACACTCACGAGCCGTTTAGCGCGTAGCGCCGCTCAAACTCTACAGGTGACAGGTCGCCGGCGGAACCGTGCCGGCGAATCGGGTTATAGAACATCTCAATGTAATCGAATACGTCCGTGGCAGCAGTCGCCCTGTTCGGGTAGATGCGCCGCTTGATTCGCTCCTTCTTCAATGCACTGAAGAAGCTCTCGGCAACGGCGTTATCGTGACAATTACCGCGACGACTCATGCTCGGCACCATGTTGTGTGCCTTCAGGAATGACTGCCAATCATCGCTGGTGAACTGGCTGCCCTGATCCGAATGCACCATAACACCTGCCCTCGGTTTGCGTTTCCAGACTGCGGCTAGCAAGGCCTGCAATACCAGATCGCTGGTCATCGTTGATCGCGTGGCCCAGCCAACGATCTGACGCGAGTACAAATCCATGACTGCCGCCAGATACAGCCAGCCTTCGTAGGTTCGGATGTACGTGATGTCGGTGACCCAGACCTTGTTCGGCGCATCGGGGGCGAACTCTCGATTCAAGACGTTCGCCACCACGCCGACCGGACCGCCACGATAGCGTGGCTTGCTGCCGTAACCAACCTGTGCGCGCAGGCCTTCTCCTTTCATCAGTCGATGCACACGGTGACGGCTGCAAGCTTCGCCAGATTCACGCAGATCTACCGTGATCTTGCGGTAGCCATAGACGCCACCGCTGGCCAACCAGTGATGCTTGATCAGACCCAGCAGCCGATCATCCTCCCGCCGGCGTGGGCTGGATGCCTGGCGTTGCCAGACGTAGTAACCGCTACGATGAACGCCCAGTACCCGACACATCGTGCGCAGGCAATATTCACTGATGTGGGAGCGCATGAATGCGTACCTTGCCGCTATCCCTTTGCAAAGTACGCGGCGGCTTTTTTTAGAATGTCGCGCTCCTCTGTCACGCGCTTGAGCTCGGCCTTCAGTCGTCGAATCTCGGCGTTCTGATCCAGTTCGGCCCGCTGCACGACGTCCGGTTTCTCGAACTTCCTCTTCCAGGCGTACAGGCTATGGGTCGTGATGCCCAACCTCTGCGCCACATCCGCCACCGAATGACCGCGCTCAGTGACTTGCTTGACTGCCTCAATCTTGAACTCATCCGTGTACCGCTTGCCGCTCATACTGACCTCCTCGGTTGCCACAAATTATGGCTCGAAGATGTCTACGAAAGGCTGGCCGGTCCACCTTGCATCGCGAAGTACATTGTGGATTTCATCGAGAACTAGCAGACCCGTGAAGTGTCTTTCCAAGGTCCGCCCGACCAACGCCATGCGGTCGTCCAGACCCATTTGCTTCGTGATGTACTTGGCATATTTAGAGCCAAGTTGCTCATCGACCTGTTCCAAAATCCAATACATCAGTTGCTTCAAGCTGCCGTCTGGCGGGCATTCAACCTTCAACCACACGAGCTGGACGATTCCATGCTTGGAGTGCTTCAGCACCTGAGGCAAACACTGAAGGGAGCGATCGACGACCGTCGACTTGCCGATTCCAGAAGGCCCCAGCAACCCAAAGGTCGCTGCATGAGAGGGCATATGAGCCTGCAACGGCAGAACAGTGCCTGTTTGCATAGCCAGCCGATATCGTTCCTGGAGGGTCTGCCGCCTGTTCACTAAGGGATTGCGGGACGCGTACCCGTTCCAGACGTTCTTGAAGATGTCTTGCATGACGCTGATATGCCAAGGCAAGGTCTCCAGAAACGTACGCAATCGCGAGACTGCATGAAGTCGAAAGCTTCGAGGCATAAACCGTTGCTCGTCAGAAAACGACGGATAGCTTGCGAAGCCTTTGATGGTCTCCTGTCCGTAATAGTCTTGAGGCAGCGCCTCGACGAGCGGATTCCCTGCGAACTCGGGGATGAGCGACGGCAGGTACTCCGCTTCGATGAAATCGCGCTCCCCCTCGAACGTATGTGAAGGGAGTATGTATTCGTTAGGCTTGGTTTTCATCTTTGTCTCCTTTCAGGTCATCTGGAGGGTTTCTCTTTGCTGCTTCCAGGAGCGCGATTGAAAGATCGCCGAAGTCTTCCCACGACTCCTCGGCCTGCTCTTCCACCTTCTTGGGTGTCTCGACAGGAGGTTCGTTGCGCAGGATTTCAGGCACCTGACCGCTGCGTAGCAGGTCTTCGAGTTCGCGCTCATTTGCCTTAGCGTCGCGGATACTCTTCGTATCTAGCTGCTTGACGCCGGCTGCGACCATGCGCTCTTCCTTCTCCTTGATGGCTCCCTCGACGATGGCTTCCCTCTGGTCACGCAGTGCACGCTTGAGTGGCTCCGCGTTGTCAAAGCCATCATTCAAAGTGCGCGCAGCGTCCTTCTGCAGCTTTTCGATTTCTGCCAGGCTCACTACCTCGTCATACTGCTGCCCTGCCGTCATCCGAAGCGTCGCTCTCTCGAACGATCCGTCTTCATGGAGGACGAACAGCTTTGCCGGATTAATCGGGTCATATGCGACCTCGACCTTAAAGTTCTTCTTTCGGGATCGGGGGAACCACTCTTCCTTCATCGCACGCGGTGTCTCATAGAAGCGAGTCGCAAACCCGATACCATATTCAGAGACTACGGCTTCACCGCGCGGGTACACGCAGGCTCGAACCTCGTCGATGTGAACAGTCCGGAGTGCTCCACTGAGCTTGCTGATACCGAACTTCCACAGTTCCACGGGGGTTGGACTCAGCTTTGCGGCAACCATCTCAGGAATCTGCTTCTTCGTGCGGAGGGGGCGGTTGTTGTACTCGATGACGCTGACGAGGAACACCGCTGTGAACTCGCGGAGGGTGAGCACCGCGTCCAGTCGATAATCCTTGCCGCCCCGCTCTCTAAAGTCCTTGTCGACGTAGCCCGGCACAAACGGCGCCCAAACGGCGTTGAGCAGATTGAAGCGCGACTCGACAATCGACTTCCAGTCGGGCCGGAACGCCGCCGTATTAGCGACGTCCATAATCATTCGCTGAACGATGCGATCCCACGCCTTGACGCTGATGAATTCCGAGCCGCGGTCTCCAAGTAGCTGACTCGATAAATGGTGCGCAGGCCAGTGTTCCTCTTTGGTTTCGATTCCGTATTCGGCGCAAAGGGCAACCTTCGGCGTCACAACGCTCTCCATCGCCAGCGCGGCCCCCTCAATTGAAGGAGGGGAGAGAGTGACGTACACACCAACAATCTGCCGAGAGAACGTATCTGAGACGATGTAGATCGTCGGCCGACCGACAATCGAAAGCCTGTCCAGAGCCGACACGAGATACACGTCGGCAATCGTCGCGTCTATCTGATACTGCGCACCCGGCCCGTACGTATCCACCGTCCCGTTGAACGCGCGCATCGAAAGATTGAATCTCCGTTCACCATGCTTCTTGCGTTTGCGCTGGGTAAACGGGCGCGTGAAGTACAGGTGATGCTGAAGCTGGCGTCTGGTGAAGAGCTTTGTCGCGGGCCAGTCGTGACAGAACTTCTCGTGGATAAAGTCGAGAGCCAGTTGCAGCGTGCGCTTCGGCGCACCGAGCAAGTAACTTACGCCGGCTTCAAGTATGGAGCGGTTGGATTCGTTAACTTGTGTGCCATCGCCTGCCTTCACGCTCCTCTTTGCCCCGACCTTACTCAGTGCATTCCTTTGCTTGCCGCGGCCGCCGCAATTGGCCAGATCGCCCTCCAGAGCGGAGACCGTCATTCCACGGGCAAGGTATCGCTTGAGCTGAAAGGTGAGCGTAGCCCGGGGCTTCCCCACTTTGGCCACCTGCTCCTCGATAGCCTTGCCGCGTTTACTCGGGGTCAGAATGTCGATCAGCTTCTTTCCCTTAACCAAATCGAAAATCCAGCGCATTCGTTCAAGGGCAAAGGCACTAGGCTCAGCCCGGACCTTGACTGCGTACGGGTCCTCTCCAACGAAGACCAGAGCGTCGTCGCCAACGTAGTCAGGACTGAACCGTGCCCTCAGTTCGTCCGTGAGGCATGCTTGCGGCCAATCATCACCGCTTACCGGCACATAGAAGGTGTGGTACGACTGGCCACCTGTCCAAACGATGCGCTGGAGCGGACTCTTCGGGTCATTCCGCAGCCGGAACAACATGTTGGTGGCCAGCTCAGGCAGACGTTGGATTTGGAGATTGCTCATCACTTGCTCCGAACGAAAATCTCACAATCCTTAGTGATGTCGCCGTCGTCGATATCGGTCGAGAGGACACGCTCGGCCAGCAGCCAGCGAATCGCAGCGATGGATGTCCCCATGGGAAGGCAAAGCGCGAGGTCCGCGCGGAAGGCCAGCTCCCAGAAACTCATAGGTCCGCCCTCGACTTGGCCTACCAGGCAATCATGCAGAGGATTCGCACCAGGCGCATACGGACGCTCGGTGGGCGCGCGACGCGCTTGATAAATCCAATGCAGGTTTCGGGAACGCTGCACCTTCAGCGTTGAGGAAAGCGCAACCCGCGTCGGAACACCCCGTCGCCGCCAAAATTCCTCGGCGATCGCCAGCTTTTCTTCCGTACGTTGTTCTTCGTAGTGGGCGTCTTCCACTACTGCGACGGCTTCGAGTCCGCGCTTCCTGACGAGCAGCAGGTCCGTTGTAAGGGGAATGGCGAGTCGGTACTTCGTGCTGTAGGGATGCCTGAAGCCCAACTCGGCGGCAATGCCGCAGGTGAGCGCGACCGGGAGCAGCGGATACTGTTCACGAATGTCCAGCATCTCCTCATCCCACCATGCTTCCAGGTAGGCGTAGTACTCGTTGTCAGACAGTAGATGGTGTGTTCGATAGCCCGTGAGTGCCGACGACGTGCGATGGACGCGGCCCAGGGACGA
This genomic interval from Cupriavidus metallidurans CH34 contains the following:
- a CDS encoding 2OG-Fe(II) oxygenase, producing MTPEAYDWMNIGISLDAYGNAVLPGLLTVEQCDGLAALYPNEKGYRTRIVMARHGFGRGEYKYFAYPLPPLLEQLRHALYRRLAPIANRWNLQLGIDVQYPDDLVAFLRRCHQAGQTRPTPLILQYGEGDYNCLHQDLYGEHVFPLQVAILLSEPGKDFAGGEFVMTERSTKGQRADVVSLRKGDALVFTVNHRPAMGRSGARKVSMRHGVSRIL
- a CDS encoding IS3-like element ISRme13 family transposase (programmed frameshift); the protein is MTSKTKRAQYTLEFKLEAVRLVKSGQSMAVVSATLGIRAQTLHNWVKAEREGKLTGAGMKPVSPEQMELARLRAEVARLKMERDIFKKSRSILCEGVGVRYAFIERNRRYWPVSVLCELLGVSPSGYHQRKQRTVSTDRPDRGRLSDDALLAHIKAIHAGVKGEYGWPRMWKELLARGVRVGKERVRKLMALHGIRARHKRKYIATTNSNHDLPVAPNLLQRDFSPAAPNQVWTSDITYVATAEGWLYLVVIIDLFSRQVVGWSMQPHMKAELVTDALRMAWFRRRPEAGVIVHTDRGSQYCSHLFQDALKAYGMRSSMSRRGDCWDNAPTESLWGSLKVARLHGRQFATRRAAMDEVIDWLGFYNASRLHSTLGYVSPMTFEKNWSAAQQHRAA
- a CDS encoding IS3 family transposase (programmed frameshift), whose amino-acid sequence is MSGKRYTDEFKIEAVKQVTERGHSVADVAQRLGITTHSLYAWKRKFEKPDVVQRAELDQNAEIRRLKAELKRVTEERDIPKKSRRVLCKGIAARYAFMRSHISEYCLRTMCRVLGVHRSGYYVWQRQASSPRRREDDRLLGLIKHHWLASGGVYGYRKITVDLRESGEACSRHRVHRLMKGEGLRAQVGYGSKPRYRGGPVGVVANVLNREFAPDAPNKVWVTDITYIRTYEGWLYLAAVMDLYSRQIVGWATRSTMTSDLVLQALLAAVWKRKPRAGVMVHSDQGSQFTSDDWQSFLKAHNMVPSMSRRGNCHDNAVAESFFSALKKERIKRRIYPNRATAATDVFDYIEMFYNPIRRHGSAGDLSPVEFERRYALNGS
- a CDS encoding ATP-binding protein: MKTKPNEYILPSHTFEGERDFIEAEYLPSLIPEFAGNPLVEALPQDYYGQETIKGFASYPSFSDEQRFMPRSFRLHAVSRLRTFLETLPWHISVMQDIFKNVWNGYASRNPLVNRRQTLQERYRLAMQTGTVLPLQAHMPSHAATFGLLGPSGIGKSTVVDRSLQCLPQVLKHSKHGIVQLVWLKVECPPDGSLKQLMYWILEQVDEQLGSKYAKYITKQMGLDDRMALVGRTLERHFTGLLVLDEIHNVLRDARWTGQPFVDIFEP
- a CDS encoding Mu transposase C-terminal domain-containing protein → MSNLQIQRLPELATNMLFRLRNDPKSPLQRIVWTGGQSYHTFYVPVSGDDWPQACLTDELRARFSPDYVGDDALVFVGEDPYAVKVRAEPSAFALERMRWIFDLVKGKKLIDILTPSKRGKAIEEQVAKVGKPRATLTFQLKRYLARGMTVSALEGDLANCGGRGKQRNALSKVGAKRSVKAGDGTQVNESNRSILEAGVSYLLGAPKRTLQLALDFIHEKFCHDWPATKLFTRRQLQHHLYFTRPFTQRKRKKHGERRFNLSMRAFNGTVDTYGPGAQYQIDATIADVYLVSALDRLSIVGRPTIYIVSDTFSRQIVGVYVTLSPPSIEGAALAMESVVTPKVALCAEYGIETKEEHWPAHHLSSQLLGDRGSEFISVKAWDRIVQRMIMDVANTAAFRPDWKSIVESRFNLLNAVWAPFVPGYVDKDFRERGGKDYRLDAVLTLREFTAVFLVSVIEYNNRPLRTKKQIPEMVAAKLSPTPVELWKFGISKLSGALRTVHIDEVRACVYPRGEAVVSEYGIGFATRFYETPRAMKEEWFPRSRKKNFKVEVAYDPINPAKLFVLHEDGSFERATLRMTAGQQYDEVVSLAEIEKLQKDAARTLNDGFDNAEPLKRALRDQREAIVEGAIKEKEERMVAAGVKQLDTKSIRDAKANERELEDLLRSGQVPEILRNEPPVETPKKVEEQAEESWEDFGDLSIALLEAAKRNPPDDLKGDKDENQA
- a CDS encoding TnsA endonuclease N-terminal domain-containing protein produces the protein MTKKSQDLSAVAKRLLNPAVSGRAKGKEVIRTRKAGVWSPFEMNPQKLERFLREGRGMGSGNAYRPWIQVNDFSSLGRVHRTSSALTGYRTHHLLSDNEYYAYLEAWWDEEMLDIREQYPLLPVALTCGIAAELGFRHPYSTKYRLAIPLTTDLLLVRKRGLEAVAVVEDAHYEEQRTEEKLAIAEEFWRRRGVPTRVALSSTLKVQRSRNLHWIYQARRAPTERPYAPGANPLHDCLVGQVEGGPMSFWELAFRADLALCLPMGTSIAAIRWLLAERVLSTDIDDGDITKDCEIFVRSK